A window of Plasmodium malariae genome assembly, chromosome: 5 contains these coding sequences:
- the PmUG01_05042500 gene encoding Plasmodium exported protein, unknown function, with amino-acid sequence MVQKRKLMFFIKINVFIFLTWISHIDDNKGIIDKHFYKTINVYRILSTKSFGFFRKFKEGDSNMVSVKEDISTINGGNKIYKSNNMKETDETNLQSNESLLNSEGACELYEKIIPSVHIEKDSCFKNNVLGNMSFKNEDKSVMNPNNENIKKKSYIKYVFLFVLPMLLPLAELIMHLYETLSWSDYYGSSTDALSIMSIVNIGVMSTLTFIVIIFIIFICISLKKGKNEAFKI; translated from the exons ATGGTCCAAAAAAGGAagttaatgttttttattaaaattaatgtatttatttttttaacttggATAAGTCATATTGATGATAATAAG gGTATCATTGATAAACATTTCTATAAAACGATTAACGTTTATAGAATATTAAGTACAAAATCCTTTggattttttagaaaatttaaagaagGGGATTCGAATATGGTAAGTGTAAAAGAAGATATCTCTACTATTAATGGAggaaacaaaatttataaatctaataatatgaaagaaACCGATGAAACAAATTTACAGTCAAATGAAAGTTTATTAAATAGTGAAGGTGCTTGCGAATTATATGAGAAAATTATACCATCTGTACATATCGAAAAAGAttcatgttttaaaaataatgtctTAGGCAATATgtcttttaaaaatgaagataagAGCGTTATGAATCCTAATAAtgagaatattaaaaagaagtcatatattaaatatgtttttctttttgttttgcCTATGTTGCTTCCATTAGCTGAATTGATAATGCACTTATATGAAACGTTGTCGTGGTCTGATTATTATGGTAGTTCGACTGATGCATTATCAATTATGTCAATAGTAAATATAGGAGTTATGTCAACATTAACATTCatagttataatatttattatttttatctgtATAAGCcttaaaaaagggaaaaatgaagcatttaaaatatga